From Streptomyces chrestomyceticus JCM 4735, one genomic window encodes:
- a CDS encoding MarR family winged helix-turn-helix transcriptional regulator — MHDTRADSVAGTDEPGGVDQVFLSLERELAVFLRRARATSGELAREVHPELEAAAYGLLVRLADAGQQRATELAGYFGVGKATMSRQLRALEDLGLIDREPDPADGRAVLVRLTDEGHDRFGRVRNSRRAQYARRLASWDRREVAELARLLHRLNAEQDAEEGCGAAARGERSGKGGNG, encoded by the coding sequence GTGCACGACACCAGAGCCGACAGTGTGGCAGGGACGGACGAACCCGGTGGTGTGGACCAGGTGTTCCTCTCCCTGGAGCGGGAGCTGGCGGTCTTCCTGCGCCGCGCCCGGGCCACCTCCGGCGAGCTGGCCCGGGAGGTGCACCCGGAGCTGGAGGCGGCCGCGTACGGCCTGCTCGTCCGACTCGCCGACGCGGGGCAGCAGCGGGCCACCGAACTCGCCGGATACTTCGGCGTGGGCAAGGCGACCATGAGCCGGCAACTGCGCGCCCTGGAGGACCTCGGGCTGATCGACCGCGAGCCGGACCCGGCCGACGGGCGGGCCGTGCTGGTCCGGCTCACCGACGAGGGGCACGACCGGTTCGGCCGGGTACGCAACAGCCGCCGCGCCCAGTACGCGCGGCGGCTCGCCTCCTGGGACCGGCGCGAGGTCGCGGAACTGGCGCGCCTGCTCCACCGGTTGAACGCGGAGCAGGACGCGGAAGAGGGGTGCGGGGCGGCCGCCAGGGGCGAGCGGAGCGGGAAGGGCGGCAACGGCTGA